The window GCGGGTGGGAGACATCTCCTCCGCGATCCAGGTCCACGCCGAGAGCCACGGATATGGAGTGGTGCGGCAGTACGTCGGCCACGGCATCGGGCAGTTGTTGCACGAGGCGCCGCCGGTCCCGAACTACGGCGCTCCGGGCCGCGGGCCGCTGCTCCGGCCGGGTATGGTGCTCGCCATCGAGCCGATGGTCAACGAGGGGACGTCGGACGTGTACACGCTCGAGGACGATTGGACGGTCGTCACCAGGGACCGCAGCCTCTCGGCCCACTACGAGCACACCGTCGCGATCACGGAGGATGGTCCGGTCATCCTGACCGTTCCTCAGGACGGCGGAGGAGAGAGATGAAGGTCAGAACGTCGGTCAAGAAAATCTGCGAGAACTGCAAGATCGTTCGCAGGGATGGTGTTCTTCGCGTCATCTGCAAGAAGAACCCACGCCATAAGCAGAGGCAGAAGTAGCCGAAGGGCTCTTGCCCCAAAAGAGGAGGTTGTCGTTTGGCGCGCATAGCGGGAGTCGACATTCCCAATGAGAAGAGGGTGGAGTACGCCCTGACCTACATCTTCGGAATCGGCCTGGCGACGGCCCGGAAGATTCTGGCGACGGCCAAGGTCGACCCGGACAAGCGGGTCAAGAACCTGACCGATGACGAGTCGGCCCGGCTGCGGAGCGAGATCGAGACCAACTACCGGATCGAGGGCGCCCTGCACACCGAGGTCGGGATGAACATCAAGCGCCTGATGGACATCGGCTCCTACAGGGGCCTGCGCCATCGGCGGTCGCTTCCCGCGCGCGGGCAGCGGACGAGGACGAACGCGCGGACCCGCAAGGGACCCAAGAAGACAGCCGGCGCTGTGCGCCGGAAGG is drawn from Candidatus Eisenbacteria bacterium and contains these coding sequences:
- the rpsM gene encoding 30S ribosomal protein S13 gives rise to the protein MARIAGVDIPNEKRVEYALTYIFGIGLATARKILATAKVDPDKRVKNLTDDESARLRSEIETNYRIEGALHTEVGMNIKRLMDIGSYRGLRHRRSLPARGQRTRTNARTRKGPKKTAGAVRRKVKPGKKG
- the rpmJ gene encoding 50S ribosomal protein L36 — translated: MKVRTSVKKICENCKIVRRDGVLRVICKKNPRHKQRQK
- the map gene encoding type I methionyl aminopeptidase, giving the protein LTTGEIDRAVEDLILRAGASPSFKGYMGYPASTCVSVNEQVVHGIPGDRVLGDGDIVSVDVGVYLDGYHGDGAWTFPVGEVSEKASDLMSVARECLERAIQQAVAGMRVGDISSAIQVHAESHGYGVVRQYVGHGIGQLLHEAPPVPNYGAPGRGPLLRPGMVLAIEPMVNEGTSDVYTLEDDWTVVTRDRSLSAHYEHTVAITEDGPVILTVPQDGGGER